The window ATGAGAGAGATATTTGAGTGTTTACTATGTTACCAGGTGCTTGAAGATGAGGTTACTACTATTAAGCAACACTAACAGCTCACCTTACCAAACATTCTACCTTGGTTCTAGGCGAATCACAACACTAGAAAGATTAGCAGCTTCTACCCTTTTTGCCTGGTTGGGTTTGGACCAAACCGTTTGTTTAGTACAAAACCATAGCCAAGGCAACAGCTAAAAAAGCTCGTTGCAATCTCTCTTGAAAAACAGAGAAGACTTGCGAAAGAAAAGCTTTGAAACTTTCTAAGAAACCAAACTTCCAAGATAGACAgcgaaagaaaataaaaaaagatagaaTATCCAGACCACAAAAGAGATTGAAAGCTACCAGAAACAAAAACCAAATTTGAAACACAAATAGTTTAAAAGAGagtattcaaatattttttgtcaacatgAAACACAAAGAGAAATGAGTTGAGAAAGTTCCAACATTCAGAATGAAACAAAGTACTTAAAACATAAATGACGGAAAGTTTTTAGCAAAAGTTAACAAGGAAGTCAATACCCGAACCTCATTAAGAAAACCATTCAAGAACTGAACTGTTTCTTGTCAGGTTCGTTCTTGACTCCTCCCCTTTTGAAGCtttcttgaaaataaaataaaaacacactCTCTCTTGATTCCTCCGCATCCCCTTACACTTACTTTCCtgcaaaacataacataaaagTCATTAGCACACCAACGCGTTGAAAGTAACAATGTTTTTAAGTATCTTTACTGAAATGGATTCAGTGATGTTACCTGTTCAAGGAGTCTGCTGAGTAAAGCAAGCTTTGATCTTATTCGCGGCTGCTAGAATCAGACTCTCAATGGTTGAAACCGAGCTAAAAGTCAGCGAACCCGAAGGGTATGAGTCAACCAGCATCTGAAACGCAACGTTCACGAGTGACCCTCCTGCTTTTCCAGGCTGAGCCGTACCATCTGGTAGTATAGCAAAACCTGATGGAAGTAATGGCACATACTTAGGGTCACCTCCATTGAGAACTTTCTCCATTGACGGAACACTAACAGGCGCATAGACCAGGAACGAAGCTGCTGGCTCAGTAGAGCTCTTttcaatcatcatcatctcgCTTTGGCTAGTGTTTGGGCTCtagtaaccaaaaaaaaacaaaacacatgtAGCATATTAAAAATCGAAAAGAATGCAATATAAACATAACCTCATGTAATAGatgtaaaaaagaaaacaataaagTTATGTTATATATACCCGGAGTAAAGATACACAGTTCCTATTGTCCCTCCCATTAAATATATGTGTCAGCTTCTGAGGATTCCCTCCAAGGAAGAGAACATCCCACTGCAAATAACATTTCAAAACATGTTAGGCAAAACAAAGATAAGCTATTgtcccaacaaaaaaaaagaaggtacgAACATTGACTCGGTTGTTCTCATCTCTGAGGTAGTCAAAGACAGTGGTAGGAGGAGCCGGGACCCAAAACGAATGGGCTGCACAGAGAAtgagtccttcaggtcttcctGGATCATTCAAGCTCGTCCGAGTCGTCACTTTCACACTATCTCCTGTATAACCACCCAAGTTCATCCATATATCTGCATTAGAAGTTGTCACTCCATCAAAGAAACCTCTAGACATCCGCTCAACTAACTCCAGCAGGCTCTGCTTGGCATTGTTCGTTACCGCTGCACCATTCAACAAAACTCACAAATTAATGGTTAAGGAAAAAACAAGAGGGAGCGTTTTTATTTTGTGATTAATTTGAGATCATAAGGAGTAGTAAATACTTATTTGACCACCAGGTTCTATGGATGGAATGTTTGGAGCCATCATGATGGCTAACCGCTCGCACTGGCGGTCCAATGCAGAAAGCCAGCGGTTAGCACCTAAAGCTTGACCAGAATTGAGCAAGTGCTTAAACATGGCATGAAGTTCACCTCCGTCATCTACCTCCACATGCTCAACCCAAGTAACCttttttcaaaacaaacaaaacataacTAACTAGAATATTCCTACACAAAACCATAAGAAGACAATTAAACATAAAGTTTTAGTTTATACCCTGGAGACTCTATTTGGCATGTCTTGAATCAGACATCCAGATGGTCTTCGCAGACACTTAGGTTCCAGGTTTGGAATGAGATGGTCGATGGATATATCGACCACCCCCCATAAACCTTCACCGTGCTGCTTACAGTAGCGGACGAAGTAGCATTCACGGTTTGAGACTAGCGGCGATAGAACTTGGAATTCAGCAGTCATCTAATGAAGTAATAACAACAACAATCTTGGTTATATTCAATGTTAAAAGGATTTAGGCTCTAAGCAACGGTGACACATCGCTTAGAACCTAGAACAATATTAGttctttatattaataatatttgtttcataTCAAAATgatattgttgttgttttgttatAAACTCCTCTTGCATATATTATATAGAAAAACAAAGTGGAAAATTTACCAGATGGATAGTTCCGTCCAAGTTTCCTTGGCGTCCAGTCAAGAGGGTGTCATGAGTTATGGCTCTACCAACCATTCCAGCAAACATGGTCGACCATAGATTCTACAAATACCAcgttaattaattacaaaaccTTACAAAAAGGCTTATACAATTTTTATCATAATTAGAATGATTAAATTAACTTACCACATCCATTAGCCTGTGAACAATCTCCATATGGCGCATGAACACAATCGCGGTTTCTCTTGATGCCTCGGTTCTAAACCCGACCGGTTTAGGCCCGAGTCCGTTTTGTAAATTTCTTGTGTATTCATTCAAATCTAATATCATGCCATGAACTCCTTCCTTCCACAGCGGTTCATTCATTTGAGCCAACGCTATAAGCTCCGACATGGCTCCAACTGCTAACTCTATGAGCAATGGCTTATCGGCCTCTTTCACTGATCCGAGACTTCCATTAGTTATCATCGGGGGCTCGAAAGGTGGAGCCTGATTAGGAGTAGGCAGAACAGGATATCTCATTACAGCTTTGCCTGTATACTTCGCCACCTCAGATAATTGACGGATCTTGAAACCCAAagagaaatacaaaaaaaaatagtaagtaAATTTGAAGTAACTGCAATATGTAGTAGTGTCTTTCCTTTTAAATCCATATAATGTATGTTGTTGGTTGAAAAAAATGTTGTGAGGTGTTATTGAAATGGTTATGAACTTATGAGACCAATCGTATATGTGTGTTTGTCTTACGTTTGAcattaaacaaaacattatAAAGGTGCATTGTTCACTTATTCATCATCTAGTACACACATCAAGTACGTACCTCTTCGGTTAACTTAGCATTTTCGAGGAGAAGATGATGTTCTTCGAAAGACATTTCGCCAACTGCGGTAGGACCTCCGCAATTAGGACATGAGGCATTAGCGAGACCTTCACGAAAGTGGTGGTTATCAGCTCTAAGCCTAGTGTTCTCCTCACGAAGTTGTAAGTTCTCATGGCGCTCTTGATGATTctgcaagaaaaaaagaaagaaaaaatacatCTTAAGAAAGTTGTAAACGAATTGAAAAATCAACTTGGTGGTTATTGGTTTCTTTGGAGAGTGTATGAATAACAAAGACGGCGATGTTTTTGGTTCAGACGTGATTAAAGAATTTACTAAAAGAAGTAATGAATATTAATAATTGCGTTTCATACAACATTGCTTAGACGTTGTTGTTACATACCATGATCAAAATCAGCTAATGTTCGTCACAAacgttaaataaatatatatatgaagtattatgTTTATACCTTGTTCTGGGTGCGTTTGTTCTGGAACCAGAATTTGATCTGAAGATGGTCTAGTCCCAGTTGACGGCTAAGTTCTTTCCTCTGATTGTCATCAGGATGAGGACACTCTTTGAAGAAGCTGCTcaataaataaacaattaattaaagaTGTGAAAGTATTCCATATATTTTTactgatatataatatatatatatatatacaattataaaatggAAAGCTAAGAAAGAACTAATTACTTTTCCATCTCCTGGATTTGCTGTTGAGTGTGACGATGATATCGCTTTCTCTTAGCAGCACGAGGATCTTGAGTGTTTCCATATTCTTGATTCTCACTGTCGAATTCCTCATCCCCAAAACTAGCACCACCATTCATGTTGTTGTTATTTTCGTTTTCGTTGTTATCGGTCTCtccattgttgttgttgttcacaTCATCCACTGGTTCCATGTAATTTGGCAGAGACATATTTGCTATTCTGGGAGATCTTGAGAGTTAACAAACTAAAGTGAGTTGCTAGAAATTGAATTCAAATAAGTAATATGATCATTCTTACACATAATATCTAGAAATTAGGGTTTACAAGATTgtgctttttcttttcttgttttccTTAGTATCTAGAcaacacacgcacacacacactctctctctctctctctctctctctctctctctctctctctctctctctctctctctctctctctctctctctctctctctctctctacccaCTAAATTCACTACAGCAAAAAGTTAGCTTTTCCAAGTCAACTACTTTTTCCTTTCtttgatctcttttttttttgaagatcttgaaaataaaagagaaaccGACAACAGTGAGCTGACAACCTAGAAAATGAAACTGAGGTAATCAAAGGACCCACCAGTTGAAAATAAATACCCGACAACGCATAACATCACAATCAGAATATCAACAAACAATCAACACATATTGAATTTCATATAGACTCATGAAACAAGTTAATTtacccaaatttttttttgtaaaagaaaatgAACTAAGATTATAAACAAACCTTCTAAGAAGCTGACTGATGGTCATTGTATCAATCCAAGCAGAAACGAAAAAAAGGAACAGGTTTTACTTTGAAGTTTATTTGGGTTTCTAGTTTATTTCGGTTTCTCCGTTTGCAATGAAAAAATGGAATGAAGATCGAGGCTAAATAAGTATTTGAGTTATTGGTGGATTAGCGAATCTCGTTCATTCCACTCATCTAATTACATTTGTC is drawn from Brassica rapa cultivar Chiifu-401-42 chromosome A05, CAAS_Brap_v3.01, whole genome shotgun sequence and contains these coding sequences:
- the LOC103867641 gene encoding homeobox-leucine zipper protein HDG2 isoform X1 is translated as MTISQLLRRSPRIANMSLPNYMEPVDDVNNNNNGETDNNENENNNNMNGGASFGDEEFDSENQEYGNTQDPRAAKRKRYHRHTQQQIQEMENFFKECPHPDDNQRKELSRQLGLDHLQIKFWFQNKRTQNKNHQERHENLQLREENTRLRADNHHFREGLANASCPNCGGPTAVGEMSFEEHHLLLENAKLTEEIRQLSEVAKYTGKAVMRYPVLPTPNQAPPFEPPMITNGSLGSVKEADKPLLIELAVGAMSELIALAQMNEPLWKEGVHGMILDLNEYTRNLQNGLGPKPVGFRTEASRETAIVFMRHMEIVHRLMDVNLWSTMFAGMVGRAITHDTLLTGRQGNLDGTIHLMTAEFQVLSPLVSNRECYFVRYCKQHGEGLWGVVDISIDHLIPNLEPKCLRRPSGCLIQDMPNRVSRVTWVEHVEVDDGGELHAMFKHLLNSGQALGANRWLSALDRQCERLAIMMAPNIPSIEPGGQITVTNNAKQSLLELVERMSRGFFDGVTTSNADIWMNLGGYTGDSVKVTTRTSLNDPGRPEGLILCAAHSFWVPAPPTTVFDYLRDENNRVNWDVLFLGGNPQKLTHIFNGRDNRNCVSLLRSPNTSQSEMMMIEKSSTEPAASFLVYAPVSVPSMEKVLNGGDPKYVPLLPSGFAILPDGTAQPGKAGGSLVNVAFQMLVDSYPSGSLTFSSVSTIESLILAAANKIKACFTQQTP
- the LOC103867641 gene encoding homeobox-leucine zipper protein HDG2 isoform X2, giving the protein MSLPNYMEPVDDVNNNNNGETDNNENENNNNMNGGASFGDEEFDSENQEYGNTQDPRAAKRKRYHRHTQQQIQEMENFFKECPHPDDNQRKELSRQLGLDHLQIKFWFQNKRTQNKNHQERHENLQLREENTRLRADNHHFREGLANASCPNCGGPTAVGEMSFEEHHLLLENAKLTEEIRQLSEVAKYTGKAVMRYPVLPTPNQAPPFEPPMITNGSLGSVKEADKPLLIELAVGAMSELIALAQMNEPLWKEGVHGMILDLNEYTRNLQNGLGPKPVGFRTEASRETAIVFMRHMEIVHRLMDVNLWSTMFAGMVGRAITHDTLLTGRQGNLDGTIHLMTAEFQVLSPLVSNRECYFVRYCKQHGEGLWGVVDISIDHLIPNLEPKCLRRPSGCLIQDMPNRVSRVTWVEHVEVDDGGELHAMFKHLLNSGQALGANRWLSALDRQCERLAIMMAPNIPSIEPGGQITVTNNAKQSLLELVERMSRGFFDGVTTSNADIWMNLGGYTGDSVKVTTRTSLNDPGRPEGLILCAAHSFWVPAPPTTVFDYLRDENNRVNWDVLFLGGNPQKLTHIFNGRDNRNCVSLLRSPNTSQSEMMMIEKSSTEPAASFLVYAPVSVPSMEKVLNGGDPKYVPLLPSGFAILPDGTAQPGKAGGSLVNVAFQMLVDSYPSGSLTFSSVSTIESLILAAANKIKACFTQQTP